TTTCCATAGACGCAGGATGGGGAAGTGGAGTTACTGGTGAAGGCGTAGGTGTCACCTCTGGAGCCGGCGTCACCTCGAGAGCTTCGCGCTCCTCGCCTGACGAAGAACTGTCGTTGCTAACGACCATAGTTCTGACGTTACTTTGCTAgttgccccacggtgggcgccaactgtttgatcggaaaacggtaataaaGAAGATATGGGTTTTAACAAAGATGTCTTATTTATGGTCGGAGAAAacgttcagtcggttacaaggGAAACGAAGAGAGTGCGACAGAAAGGAAGTCGGTGACTCgatgagctaccggaaaagtacaactaacggcgagatgaagcaaatgtgaaaaccctaatctagccgccaagtgttagtcagtgatttcggatccttctctcgttgtctcccctttcccttatatagacgtcctgatgcctcgtccttgacctaatttacgccatcttggtgggcctcctctGCTCGGCCGAGAAGCCCGTAGACGTCCGAGCAGCCGCTGAGCCGAATGTACTTCAGTCGATGATGATTGACTAAAAGCactcaagagtcaagccgagagacctgactTTTGAGCCGACCGATCATGCCGTCGCTCTACTTAATCCGGGGCAGGCTTTTCTATTCCTCGGGCCTTGTGGGatggtcaaatccatcctctacaatTGTAGTATATCAAAACGGGTCCCACCCACGCGCCGCTTCTTTACTTATGAGTCTGACTCATCGCCaaagaaaaatcattaaaaaagaaaatcgtatctctctctctctctctctctacgctTACGCCGGCATACTCTCCGGGCATCTCTTCTCCGTCGCTCAGATCCGTCAAGTGAAACGTGAGTTTCCTTCTTTTTTCGCCATTTGATACATATTTTCACACTTTTGTTTACCCttccttttgttttttcattGTTTCCTTCCAAATCTGAATTAGAGTGGCTGTAAATCTCGGTTTGAACCTATTTTACTTGCTGATTCAAGAatcattcttttttcttttttttttttttttgtggttttacTTCATTCCATACCAAattaggaagaagaagaaacactgGTCTTTGGATGTGTAAATGAGCATTATTCACAGATGTTATTTGCAGCAGAAGGTGGAGGCTTCTTCTCTTCATCAGCTTCTGGGTACATCAACGGTTTAGCCCTTCTTCTACTAGGCCACAAGGATGAACCCAAACCTGTAATAGTATCCCCGTGGAGACATTATCATTTGGTAGTCGAAGAAACCGATACCAAGTTTCAATTAGATTCCTCTAAGAAATGGCTCTCACGTGCCTGCACTTCCCTTACATGCTTTGGTCGCAAATCTGATAGACCCGAAAATCCTTCTCAACCACAAGATTTCCCTTCTGACAAGAGGGATGATGCCCAACAGAGTGTGGACTATGAATGTAGTAATAGGTTTGCACTTAAGAGCAGCCTGAAGAAAAGATCATTTAGCGATGCTCTTCTTGCtgatgaagaggatgatgatgtGAGTAGAGATAATGGTGCGTTGAATCATGCTGACAGAAGGAAAGTCCAGTGGCCTGACACTTGTGGTATTGAGATTGCTGAGGTCAGAGAGTTTGAGCCTAGGTATTTGTGGATTCCTTTTTCTTATGAAATTACACTCCAATCTTTGTATGTGTGGCTCATTATAGATGTCTGATTTGGCGTATGTTTAGAATAGGGAATAAATAACCTGTATTCTATAAATGCATATATCGTTTCCTGAGATTTGATAAGTAGTAACACTCTAGATTATGAATAAGCAGCAGTTCAatggaataaaaatatatattgaactCGTTCATTCTTTGAATACATGCTACTCTTAGTTTCCCTTATGTAGACTGGTGATGTTTATACACAACAGTTTTCTTTGTTCTTAAGAAGCTGTGTTGTACTTGTTATCTATCATTCACGttttgtctttattttcttttccactTGTCATACCAAGTACCAACGTTGCTCCTCTTAAGGTTCTATTTTGCTCTGAATGAATATGCAGTGAAGTGGATGAGTTGGATGATGAGTTGCATCATGGAAATAGAAAAAGCTGTATGTGCACAATCATGTGACCAGATCTTCGATCAAGAAGAAGCTAAAGGCATGTTTTCAGACACAAAAGGGCTTTCATTGGCGCAGCTCATATTGTTGAATGTTGAGATAGATGCGCTCTGTTTCTGGCCAAGTTCTTGTGCAcctttgacatatatatatatggagaaAGAGTTTTGGATAAGAAGAGGAACTTATTGGATGTGTACCTTTTGTAGCCACTTAATGATTTGTCCAATTTGTGCTGTGTTATAGTGAGATTATTCAATGTAACATCATCTGTCTATGGAACCCTCTGTCCTgtaatgataaaaaaatccaCACCACAACTTTTGGAGTTGAAAATTCAACAAAAAAGGTTCAACAAAAAAGGATTTCAAGTGTTAATTCTTTAGTTTCCATGTAGTATAATGTATTCCAGTCATAATCATTTTGTTCAAGTAATAGTGCCTAGTTACGTTCACGCGCGTGGGATTATTTCCAAAGGTACCGTTAACCAAAAGCTGAGACTTGGCCATGTCTCAGCCACACAGAGATTACCATAGACTATACACAACAGCTGCTTCAAATAAAGAAACCCATTAACGAAATAAAGATGTCAGTGGCTTCGCCGATTCAATGTATCAGGATTCTTAAatccttcttcttctacaaCTTCGTCGTCTTTTAGATTCTCTACGAGTAAGCCATGTTGTTACGAGTAGGATCTCAAACGTAAACCAAGCTGATAATCAAAGAGGAAATACTGTTTTATTGAATAGAAAGACTGTTTTACAAGAGAAACCGATTACAAATCCATCTCTCTCAGATCTCTCTGCATCCTCTCTTCTGATTATTCACTCCAACTCTCTGATCCCTTTTCTCTCTAGAAAACAACAGCTTAAATAGAAAGGGCAAGCAGCAAGTTGGAGAGAAGCCAGCTCAGCATCCTCCCCATGTGAAACGTTATGTGCTCATGTGCGTTGCTCACGTGAATGCCACCTCATCCCCTCGTACTTATCATTACCGCCCCTTTGAAATCAACCTTGTCCTCAAGGTTGAAGCAACGAACAGCCTTCCAAATGTCTCCAACAGATAAGTCAGCTTCTGTTTTCTAACTTTTACGGAAAAAATCTCCTCTTCTCCACTTTTGTAATGGCCTTTTCTTCTCATAGATAAGTTCCcaataatcattaaaccaaCACATTATTGAACAAAAAGGCAAAGAACCAGTCAGAAGTAATCATTAATATCATATAAAAGGAGTAAAAGATTTGAACTTTTCTATAGAAAAAAATTCACAGTTTGTGTGGAGATTCAGAAGTAGAGAGAACCTGCTTGCCATTAGAAAACGGGTCAGAGAGTGTCCGTTGTTTCCTGGTGCTTGTAGACCCGGCCCGTCTAGACATGGATCCGTCGAATATCTGAGAAAGCTGAGCTTGATGAATCGCCATGGACAGAGCTCGTCGATGCAACATCTCTTCGTCGGCAAGCAGTTTTCTCTGTGAACGATTCATTCTCTTGCTCTTGGACCCATCTTTGCTGTCCTTCATCATGGAGATAATTTTGTTATCCATCTTTTCCGACTCAAGACTGACCCAGAAGCTGATTCCGAGTTTATGggaattcaaataaattttcgAGAAAACGGCATGCTGTTTCCGAGAAAGTCAAAGTTTTGCCGTAAGATGGGATCGAGCTATAGGCTTATTATTTCCAgagaggagagaaagagagcaTGTGAGGAAAGCAATCGGTCATTAACTAACTGCTAAGGCCAACTCCCATGGTACACagcaaaacaccaaatttgatgTGATTTTATCTCCACACACTATCCCACCAAATTTAAGGTAGAGTAACACTATTTATCAcactaaatattaaatatttatattttattatgtttcatttaaGAGATAATTGGCTTCTATGCCCATAATCAATGTCCTAATTAGCCAATTGCACTTGAGTTGATAGAACTAAATCGTATGACGATTTTAACCCTACATCATAATCCATTCCTTTCGTGTAGTTGTATCAGTTGTCAGTGTGCATGTCTGAAAAACAATCTTCGAGGCATGCAAGTGGTGATTTCCAAAACTTTAAATCAGACAAGTGGTCCTACTTGTTTCCTAGCTCTCTCTTATCCGAACACATaacttgggttcacccctatGGTGAATCCTCTAAATTCACCTCACTATTGATTACCAATCAAATTGCCATGTATGAAtagtcaaaaaaatatattaaaacctagaaaaaaggaaaatagctttaaaaaaaaggaagacttaACGACGTTCATCAAAACACTTCGTCGGCTGCTGCTTCTTCAAACTCAAAGGCTTGTTCTCAGTCCCTAAAAAAACACAGATTGTAGTTTTCAAACAAAGGTTCGATATCTGTGTTTTGAACGGTACGTCGCGTTACTCTTTTTATCCTTATTCAAATTTAAGAATTGATGTTTTTAGATTAGGTCAATTCTCTAAAACAACATAATTAACCTCAAGTATAGTTATTGTTTGTTATATATCTCAGGATCATATAGTTTTAAGCTTAGAGTTGTTAGATCTTTTTTAATCACATGTATGTATGATCATGGCAATAggagaaaaaaaaggaatagaGGAGGTCACGGATGCTTTGTAGCTTACTGCAAGtgtgtttgttaaaaaaattggagtTAAGCATTATTCAAACTTATTTAACTATTAAgctttgaaaagaaaaataactaaGCATACTAGGTTGACAAATTGGAACTAATATACTAAATTGTAGCTGATGATTCTCTTACTTTTTAGGAATACATTGCTCTTGTACACATTATGGTCGTGGGAAGGCATTAAATCGATGTGGTTTATGATTGAAATAAGGCCAGGTCGTGATATATGATAAAACTTGATGATTGGCATtaaattaatatgttttaagaCATCAATTCCTTAGAATCTCcattaaaataaagtttaattctTCTATGTTATCTAAGATAATCTCTGactggtgtttttattttgctaTATAGTTGCAATGGAGAGTAGTCATTCAAGTGATCAAGAAACTGTTTCCGCTACTCAGGATGAATTTTGTGGAATTACTCTGAATCTGTGGGTTCTTTTTATTCATGTACATGTTCTTGTAACTTATGTCAATGTGTATACTCTCATTCATTCATATGTGTAGAAACTATATATAAGGGTTGGAAAATAAACTGGTCCAAGTAGCTTAAAACAAGCATTTATACAACACCATGAATGAATGATCTTCAGTAGCAGGTAAATCAGAGTAAAATGAACTGGTTTCAGGCCTTTCTGGTCATAACCTCTTGAAGAAGAAACTTTGTATCTTTATAACACGAGGCTAAGTTCTTCGTTTTAGCTGCATTCTTCTTAACTCTATATGTTCTCCCTTTTCTTTCATAGATGTTCTCTTCCTCTAGTGACCAACGAAGAACAAAccagagcaaaaaaaaaaaaattcattctcTCCTCACAATGAAGCACTGGCTTACTGCTCTTCACTTTGTCGACGTTGAATCACTTATAGCCGTGATCCTGGTCCTTATCTTTGTAGTGCGTCGTCATGAATACCAAACCAGAAATAGCTATTCTCTCTCACCTTCTTCCTCGATGAATCCTTACATTGTGATGTGAAACTTCtataaaatacattatattgccttataaaaaaatacagtACACATTTATAATGTCTTATAAACAGAGATGTGAAAGCATTCTTCTTAACTCTAGTTGTACGGCTCACTGTGTTTCTCTTGTTCACTCACTCTCTGTTTTTGTTCTCACACTCACTCTGTTTTGTCTTGTGTTTCATTATTACACAAGCACACACAGTCTCTTTACTCCCTCgtttcttttcttgttcttgtagagagagaagagagtaatCTTCTTCACTCTTCCGTTTCTTGCGCCTcaagtctcttcttcttcttccttctttgtAACTTGTTCTATGCTACTCTTCTTTGTTCTTATTCTTGGGAACTTCTCTTAGATCCACTTTGTCTGTAGGTTTAATCAAGAGTTCAGTTCCAATAAAACGTATCTTTTAACTAGAtgctcttcttctccatcttttTCTTCCTTGTTGATAACAAACAATAATTATACTCGAGGTTAATTATGTTGTTTTAGGGAATTGACCTGATGTAAAAGCATGATTctaaaatttgaaaagaaataaaagagagTAACGCGACATACCGACCCATAACACAGATCTCGAACATTTGTTTGAAAACTACAATCTGTGTTTTTTTAGGGATTGTGAAGAAGCCTCTGAGTTTAAAGAAGCAAGGTGTTTTGATGAACGTCGTTAAGTCGatgtcttccttttttttcaaagctattttccatttttttgctttagttttaaTACCTTTTTTAACTAATCCTATGTGACAATTTGATTGGTAATCAATAGTGAGGTGAATTAGAGGATTCACCataggggtgaacccaagttTTGTTCCGCTTATCCTATCTCCTAACTTTATATCATACTAGATATGAGTCCGTGCGTTGCAACatgttttgtttgatgttttaatttaataaagaaataaaagtaataaatcgttttattatatttttaggatTGTTTTTGCGTATATTGCGTGAgacttattttataattaagaactcgtttttatacataaatctcagttaatatttgtattttataatcatgtgCATAGGTGAATTTTTATCAACTTTCTACTTAGTACTAGAAAAAACACTCATACCTATTAATTTAAACCCAACCCAACCCGAATTAAGaattataatgaaaaaaatgaaagttaaaTAAGGTCAATCGAGTCATTGACAACATCATACACTTTcttatgtaataatttaatattttattaaacttatctgatgcttaattattttcttaatttattatttctaaatgatatatttctataacaacattttaattaaaaatgaagtagaaaaatattacatagtaaaaacaaaaatgtaataagatggcgatgaaacttgattttttttgacaaaaggcATATAAAAATCACTTCGgtgacaataataataataatctatttCCTATGACCAAACATGAAAAGTACTATCAAACATGTGTATGATTTTCGTATGACCAAACACATATAAATAGCAATCATGACgacatcattttttatttttgttaattaaatagttttaacatcATACTTGTCATCGAattctttttttagttattattaaataattttaaattttatttttgtttggattttttttatattttttgtttaggattttaggaaaggaaaattactatcatataaacatttacaaatatcttctctttaaaattttagaaaaaataaatggttatcaaataattatttctagttactattaaataagtttaaaaaatactatttgtACAATTCGTATCTAAACTAATTTTAATCAGAGGGAgtaatttttagtatcatgtttatcatcaaattattttcaaaaacattaccAAATAAGttcttacaattttattttggttagaaattaaaaatatgataaaatttcttttgtttatgattttttaaaaatatatcaaatattctcTTAAAggttttttagggtttaaaaaaaggaaattaatattaaataatattttaaaatttaattttgttcaggatttagaaaaataaaattactatcaaataattatttccagttaatattaactatttttagaagttcctattttcaaaattcattttttcaatatcacaaatattttaacaaattttctttgttaattaaataatttttagtataatgtttatcattaaattttaaaagtgaaaattactattaaatagacttttacaattatcttttgtaaggattttttttttttaaaaaaaatcttatttggtcaagattaaaaaaggaaaaattattttataaatctattttatttaggattttaggaTTTTAGGAAACAAAAGTTAGTTTCACATAATGACAGGTTTTTATTGACACATtaacaatataattattttttattagcaCATGTAACAATCATATCgagtgaaatatttgaagttattttggtttataattttctaaaaaaaaaattacctatgaaaaaggaaagttaattatttattagaaaaataatattgcttttaaaattttattttatttagactttttaaaaaggaaacttacttattttataattattttttaaaatatttttcattaaaagtttCCGTGTATTGGTAGGATACtataattcgtttttgtttaatttttttataaaattaatttatttttaataaaattttctgtttaacgaattttatattttgtcttatacgtacaaacacatatttttcatattaacACATACTCATATATGACAACACAtcataattgaaaaaaaattgcgTTAGCATCATAAAATGCAATaagattataagaaaaattgagttgtatcaagaaattaaaagaaatacttaggtaatatttttttcgaaaataatattttattttttgaaaataatatgtggaagctaaaacttaaatatagttgtgaaatatttgtagctattttttggtttataaattattaacatacaattatctataaaaaggaaagtttgttatttatagtaaaataatagGAATACTTttagaattttcttttgtttaggcttttaaaaaatacatattacttattttatagttagttttactttatgatttttattaaa
This region of Brassica napus cultivar Da-Ae chromosome C5, Da-Ae, whole genome shotgun sequence genomic DNA includes:
- the LOC106368356 gene encoding uncharacterized protein LOC106368356 isoform X2, with the translated sequence MPSLYLIRGRLFYSSGLVGWSNPSSTIVVYQNGSHPRAASLLMSLTHRQRKIIKKENRISLSLSLYAYAGILSGHLFSVAQIRQVKPEGGGFFSSSASGYINGLALLLLGHKDEPKPVIVSPWRHYHLVVEETDTKFQLDSSKKWLSRACTSLTCFGRKSDRPENPSQPQDFPSDKRDDAQQSVDYECSNRFALKSSLKKRSFSDALLADEEDDDVSRDNGALNHADRRKVQWPDTCGIEIAEVREFEPSEVDELDDELHHGNRKSCMCTIM
- the LOC106368356 gene encoding uncharacterized protein LOC106368356 isoform X1: MPSLYLIRGRLFYSSGLVGWSNPSSTIVVYQNGSHPRAASLLMSLTHRQRKIIKKENRISLSLSLYAYAGILSGHLFSVAQIRQVKPEGGGFFSSSASGYINGLALLLLGHKDEPKPVIVSPWRHYHLVVEETDTKFQLDSSKKWLSRACTSLTCFGRKSDRPENPSQPQDFPSDKRDDAQQSVDYECSNRFALKSSLKKRSFSDALLADEEDDDVSRDNGALNHADRRKVQWPDTCGIEIAEVREFEPRYLWIPFSYEITLQSLYVWLIIDV
- the LOC106368356 gene encoding uncharacterized protein LOC106368356 isoform X4; its protein translation is MPSLYLIRGRLFYSSGLVGWSNPSSTIVVYQNGSHPRAASLLMSLTHRQRKIIKKENRISLSLSLYAYAGILSGHLFSVAQIRQVKQGGGFFSSSASGYINGLALLLLGHKDEPKPVIVSPWRHYHLVVEETDTKFQLDSSKKWLSRACTSLTCFGRKSDRPENPSQPQDFPSDKRDDAQQSVDYECSNRFALKSSLKKRSFSDALLADEEDDDVSRDNGALNHADRRKVQWPDTCGIEIAEVREFEPSEVDELDDELHHGNRKSCMCTIM
- the LOC106368356 gene encoding uncharacterized protein LOC106368356 isoform X3, which encodes MPSLYLIRGRLFYSSGLVGWSNPSSTIVVYQNGSHPRAASLLMSLTHRQRKIIKKENRISLSLSLYAYAGILSGHLFSVAQIRQVKQGGGFFSSSASGYINGLALLLLGHKDEPKPVIVSPWRHYHLVVEETDTKFQLDSSKKWLSRACTSLTCFGRKSDRPENPSQPQDFPSDKRDDAQQSVDYECSNRFALKSSLKKRSFSDALLADEEDDDVSRDNGALNHADRRKVQWPDTCGIEIAEVREFEPRYLWIPFSYEITLQSLYVWLIIDV
- the LOC106368356 gene encoding uncharacterized protein LOC106368356 isoform X6, which gives rise to MLFAAEGGGFFSSSASGYINGLALLLLGHKDEPKPVIVSPWRHYHLVVEETDTKFQLDSSKKWLSRACTSLTCFGRKSDRPENPSQPQDFPSDKRDDAQQSVDYECSNRFALKSSLKKRSFSDALLADEEDDDVSRDNGALNHADRRKVQWPDTCGIEIAEVREFEPSEVDELDDELHHGNRKSCMCTIM
- the LOC106368356 gene encoding uncharacterized protein LOC106368356 isoform X5 translates to MLFAAEGGGFFSSSASGYINGLALLLLGHKDEPKPVIVSPWRHYHLVVEETDTKFQLDSSKKWLSRACTSLTCFGRKSDRPENPSQPQDFPSDKRDDAQQSVDYECSNRFALKSSLKKRSFSDALLADEEDDDVSRDNGALNHADRRKVQWPDTCGIEIAEVREFEPRYLWIPFSYEITLQSLYVWLIIDV